A window from Pleuronectes platessa chromosome 6, fPlePla1.1, whole genome shotgun sequence encodes these proteins:
- the LOC128441784 gene encoding LOW QUALITY PROTEIN: calcium-responsive transactivator-like (The sequence of the model RefSeq protein was modified relative to this genomic sequence to represent the inferred CDS: substituted 1 base at 1 genomic stop codon) gives MSVAFSSARPRSKGEVTQQAIQKMLDENHYLIQCIMDYQSKGKTAECTQYQQVLHRNLVYLATIADSNQNMQSLLPAPPTSSMPMGPGGMGQSGGPAPSSLIDTMAPGLAATSMMQSQMSNGSSHAPMQQQTSLSLPASSYGGSASSSASGYSHAAPSSQGSMIQSPGYGSSSSSSSSSSSRSNLNMQSNQVSMMQQQSATPHYSSAQAGGQHYQGQQAMGMMGQGSQGNSLMTQRPIGSYRSSQQGRXSMLLWLKETREQYGHTQSSSEPINQQYYPDGHGEFSYQQSSYGEQGYDRSFDESSQHYYEGGNSQYSQQQAQYQQSSGQQQTFSQQQYSSQQGYTGQPQGYGPGQGGSSQYAQYQQGQSQQYGSYRSSQGVPGAQTQRPYAYEQGQYGNYQQ, from the exons ATGTCGGTGGCGTTTTCGTCGGCGCGCCCCAGGAGTAAAGGGGAGGTGACGCAGCAGGCGATCCAAAAG ATGCTGGAtgaaaatcattatttaataCAATGTATAATGGATTACCAAAGCAAAGGGAAGACGGCTGAATGCACACA GTATCAGCAGGTCCTGCACAGAAACCTGGTTTACTTGGCCACGATAGCAGATTCAAATCAGAACATGCAGTCACTTCTACCTGCG CCTCCCACTTCCAGTATGCCAATGGGTCCTGGAGGGATGGGTCAGAGTGGGGGACCCGCTCCCAGCAGCCTAATCGACACCATGGCACCGGGACTGGCCGCCACATCGATGATGCAGAGTCAGATGAGCAATG GCTCCAGCCATGCCCCCATGCAGCAGCAGACATCCCTCAGCCTGCCAGCCAGCAGTTACGGTGGCTCGGCCTCTTCCTCGGCCTCCGGCTACAGCCATGCTGCACCCTCCTCCCAGGGCAGCATGATTCAGAGCCCTGGTTatggctcttcctcctcctcctcctcttcctcctcctcccgcagCAACCTCAACATGCAGTCCAACCAAG TCTCCATGATGCAGCAGCAATCTGCCACTCCGCACTACTCCTCAGCTCAGGCAGGGGGCCAACACTATCAGGGACAGCAGGCCATGGGCATGATGGGTCAGGGCAGTCAAGGAAACAGTTTGATGACTCAGAGGCCCATTGGATCCTACCGCTCTTCACAGCAAGGTAGGTGATCAATGCTACTCTGGTTAAAGGAGAC ACGAGAGCAGTATGGACACACTCAGAGCTCCAGCGAGCCCATAAACCAGCAGTATTACCCTGATG GTCACGGAGAGTTCTCATATCAGCAGTCTTCATACGGCGAGCAAGGCTACGACAGGTCATTCGATGAATCCTCACAGCACTACTACGAAGGAG GAAACTCTCAGTACAGCCAACAGCAAGCCCAGTATCAGCAGAGCTCTGGCCAGCAGCAGACCTTCAGCCAACAGCAGTACTCGTCTCAACAAGGCTACACAGGACAGCCACAGGGATACG GGCCTGGCCAGGGGGGATCCTCCCAGTATGCACAGTATCAACAGGGTCAAAGCCAACAGTATGGTTCCTACCGCTCGTCCCAGGGAGTCCCTggtgcacagacacagaggccCTACGCTTATGAACAG GGTCAGTATGGGAATTATCAGCAATAA
- the lsm14b gene encoding protein LSM14 homolog B has translation MSLDKPYIGCKIGLISRAQNRYEGILYTIDKVNSTVVLAKVKCLGTEGRLTDRPTPPKDDVYEYITFRGSDIKDISLCELPRSHHGLPADPAIIQSSSAGSSGICSALGPFSPMRMPAYNQLAAGSLLNQQYAAALGLGPVIPGLHIRRGPMVEKSVQTLHVDRYRQRGGLSASQEQGWDRRWPQRTRGEGSKTSRVSGAPSKVSQAVPKPQQDARLQNDENRPPSRRRQGARRRRNSSRGQLMAANIPSPTLKFDTDFDFDSSNAKFIKEMEGQARMNLKDGHHVVEEKKKEELLSAAEDNHFGPKCYYDKTKSFFDNISSDNMFSFRLTWAEERKRNLETFGVPGWFLRGRGFRGGYTGPRGRGTAPSAYRSRMGPM, from the exons ATGAGTTTAGACAAGCCGTACATCGGCTGTAAAATAGGGTTAATCTCAAGAGCCCAGAATCGTTACGAGGGGATTCTGTACACGATCGATAAAGTCAACTCCACAGTGGTGCTGGCTAAAG TCAAGTGCTTGGGAACAGAGGGACGACTCACTGACCGACCAACGCCGCCCAAAGATGATGTTTACGAGTACATCACTTTTCGGGGAAGCGATATTAAGGACATTTCGCTGTGTGAACTTCCAAGATCCCATCACGGCCTACCTGCAGACCCTGCAATAATCCAG TCATCCAGTGCAGGTTCTTCAGGCATCTGCTCAGCTCTTGGACCATTTAGCCCCATGAGGATGCCCGCCTACAACCAGCTCGCTGCCGGCTCTCTGCTTAATCAACAGTATGCTGCAGCTCTTGGCCTCG GGCCTGTGATTCCTGGCTTACATATCAGAAGGGGCCCCATGGTGGAAAAGTCTGTTCAAACCCTCCATGTAGACAGATATAGGCAGAGGGGAGGCTTGTCTGCATCCCAGGAGCAGGGGTGGGACAGGAGGTGGCCCCAAAGGACCAGAGGAGAGGGTTCCAAAACCTCACGGGTGTCTGGAGCCCCTT caAAGGTCAGCCAAGCTGTGCCCAAACCTCAACAGGACGCTCGGCTACAGAATGATGAAAACAGGCCACCATCCCGAAGAAGACAAG GAGCTCGGAGGCGCAGGAACTCCAGTCGCGGACAGTTGATGGCAGCGAATATTCCATCTCCCACTCTGAAGTTTGACACAGACTTTGATTTTGATTCCTCAAATgcaaagtttattaaggagATGGAGGGGCAGGCCAGGATGAACTTGAAAG ATGGACATCATGTggtagaagagaagaaaaaggaggaattgctctcagcagcagaggatAATCATTTTGGACCAAAATGCTactatgacaaaacaaagtcCTTCTTTGACAACATCTCATCTGATAATATGTTCAG TTTCAGACTAACGTGGGCAGAGGAGCGGAAGCGCAATCTGGAGACGTTCGGGGTCCCTGGATGGTTCCTGAGGGGCCGTGGCTTCAGAGGTGGATACACTGGACCAAGAGGACGGGGCACTGCTCCATCTGCTTACAGAAGCAGGATGGGACCGATGTAA
- the mtg2 gene encoding mitochondrial ribosome-associated GTPase 2 → MLAALWRVRIPRCLPTDIMSGLALGPEFRGQGLELVRHVSSSCAMCAKARGQQSRGEMTEKKLTRHFVDHRRVKLMAGSGGKGACCFHSEPRKEWGGPDGGNGGDGGSIIIKANRFVKSLAQVVPLYKGEDGQSGGSKNCYGRNGSPTYIPVPLGTVVKEEGKTVVDLSEHGLEYLAVFGGAGGKGNRFFLSNENRAPMTATSGAPGEERVLQLELRTMAHAGLVGFPNAGKSSLLRAISNARPAVAAYPFTTLSPHVGIVSYRDHEQVAVADIPGIIRGAHLNRGLGISFLRHIERCRFLLFVLDLSAPEPWTQLQHLRYELDQYEPGLSQRPQAIIANKVDLPEAREKLETLRSHVMERVIPVSALTGQNTEELILHLRELYDGYLQGQGGGEGKPTKW, encoded by the exons ATGTTGGCGGCGCTGTGGAGGGTTCGAATCCCTCGGTGTCTTCCCACGGACATCATGTCGGGACTCGCGTTGGGACCAGAGTTCaggggacagggactggagctggtcAGACATGTCAGCTCCTCCTGCGCCATGTGCGCTAAAGCCCGAGGACAGCAGAGCAGGGGAGAGATGACGGAGAAGAAGCTG ACTCGTCACTTTGTGGACCATCGCCGTGTGAAGCTGATGGCTGGGTCAGGGGGTAAAGGGGCCTGCTGCTTTCACAGTGAACCCCGAAAAGAGTGGGGTGGACCGGATGGAGGgaatggaggtgatggaggaagcATCATTATCAAGG CGAATCGTTTTGTCAAATCCTTGGCACAAGTAGTTCCGTTGTATAAGGGAGAGGATGGGCAATCGGGTGGCAGCAAGAACTGTTATGGTCGGAATGGCAGCCCAACCTACATTCCT GTACCGTTAGGCACTGTGGTGAAGGAGGAGGGCAAAACTGTAGTGGACCTCTCTGAACACGGGCTAGAGTATCTGGCTGTATTTGGAGGAGCCGGAGGAAAAGGGAATCGATTCTTTCTGTCCAATGAGAACCGAGCCCCCATGACGGCTACCTCAGGCGcgccaggagaggagagggtccTTCAGCTGGAGCTACGCACCATGGCACACGCAGGACTG GTTGGTTTTCCTAATGCTGGGAAATCCTCGTTGTTGAGAGCCATATCCAATGCCAGGCCTGCTGTGGCTGCTTACCCATTTACAACACTCAGCCCACATGTAGGAATTGTCAGTTACAGGGATCATGAGCAAGTTGCAG TGGCTGACATCCCAGGCATCATTCGAGGAGCCCATCTAAATCGAGGCCTGGGCATCTCTTTCCTTCGTCACATAGAGCGCTGTCgtttcctcctcttcgtcctggACCTGTCCGCTCCGGAGCCCTGGACTCAGCTCCAACATTTACGCTATGAGCTGGACCAGTATGAGCCTGGTCTGTCCCAGCGGCCTCAGGCCATCATAGCCAACAAAGTGGACCTGCCCGAGGCCCGGGAGAagctggagactctgaggaGCCATGTCATGGAGCGGGTCATTCCCGTGTCGGCTCTCACTGGACAGAACACAGAGGAGCTCATCCTCCACCTCAGAGAGCTGTATGACGGCTACCTCCAAGGACAAGGTGGTGGGGAAGGAAAACCCACTAAGTGGTAG